Proteins encoded by one window of Rutidosis leptorrhynchoides isolate AG116_Rl617_1_P2 chromosome 7, CSIRO_AGI_Rlap_v1, whole genome shotgun sequence:
- the LOC139857128 gene encoding serine/threonine-protein kinase SRK2I-like, producing MMDRVVVNPGMDMPIMHDSDRYDFVRDIGSGNFGVARLMRDKQTKELVAVKYIERGEKIDENVQREIINHRPLRHPNIVRFKEVILTPTHLAIVMEYVAGGELFDRICSAGRFNEDEARYFFQQLISGVSYCHAMQVCHRDLKLENTLIDGSPAPRLKICDFGYSKSSVLHSQPKSTVGTPAYIAPEVLAREEYDGKKADVWSCGVTLYVMLVGGYPFEDPNEPRDFRKTIQRILDIQYSIPENIEISPECRHLLSRIFVGDPAQRITMAEIKTHGWFLKNLTADLMGEDEMINDMFKEPDQPMQSVDAIMKILSEATIPHVDLYNLDMMDEDLDLDLDLDGFDSDLEDLSIESSGEVVYAL from the exons ATGATGGATCGGGTGGTGGTGAATCCGGGTATGGATATGCCGATCATGCATGATAGTGACCGGTATGATTTTGTTAGGGATATCGGGTCGGGTAATTTTGGGGTGGCAAGGCTTATGAGAGATAAACAAACTAAAGAGCTTGTTGCTGTTAAGTATATTGAGAGAGGTGAAAAG ATTGATGAAAATGTTCAAAGGGAAATCATCAATCATAGGCCTTTAAGGCATCCTAATATTGTTCGGTTTAAAGAG GTCATATTGACCCCGACCCATTTAGCGATTGTTATGGAATATGTTGCTGGAGGGGAGCTATTCGATAGAATATGCAGTGCAGGCCGCTTTAATGAGGATGAG GCTCGATACTTCTTTCAACAACTAATATCCGGGGTCAGCTACTGTCATGCTATG CAAGTTTGTCATCGAGACTTGAAGCTAGAAAACACGTTGATTGATGGAAGCCCTGCTCCTCGTTTGAAAATATGTGATTTTGGTTACTCCaag TCTTCCGTACTGCATTCACAGCCAAAATCGACAGTTGGAACACCAGCATACATTGCTCCCGAAGTGTTAGCAAGAGAAGAGTACGATGGAAAG AAGGCAGATGTGTGGTCGTGTGGGGTGACGTTATATGTTATGCTTGTCGGTGGCTACCCTTTTGAGGACCCAAATGAACCAAGAGACTTCCGAAAGACAATACAA AGAATTCTTGACATTCAGTACTCGATTCCAGAAAATATTGAGATATCTCCTGAATGTCGTCACCTACTTTCACGAATATTTGTTGGGGACCCTGCACAG AGAATTACAATGGCAGAGATAAAAACACATGGATGGTTTCTGAAGAACCTGACTGCAGATTTGATGGGTGAAGACGAGATGATAAACGACATGTTTAAAGAGCCTGATCAACCGATGCAGAGCGTAGATGCGATCATGAAGATTCTATCCGAGGCCACAATTCCACATGTTGATCTTTACAATCTGGATATGATGGATGAAGACCTGGACCTGGACCTGGATCTGGATGGCTTTGACTCTGACCTTGAAGATCTTAGTATAGAGAGCAGTGGTGAGGTTGTGTATGCACTGTGA
- the LOC139858477 gene encoding uncharacterized protein, which produces MAPSLQLILVIVAILLSSFYFPGATAVADEVTNPSSLDFASSPTSAHNVHDSFAPTSIFEPILANLGFQELSMAVPSLSDDSAFTTWNGPTTLFAPTDASIKSCTSCSVVRLLREHIVPGLFSHDYLRKLAFGTKIETMDPGRCITVTSSTDANNYTKIYIGGVEITRPDLFNNGLVVVHGLQGYVAPLSPFSCNVERMTSLSFPVSIDSRQNMAQQSQQYPTYIMRLMLRDAMLRLRNSGFSIIALALKLKSAELMTLQNITVFALDDVSIFSGSHSYVSNVRFHIIPNRLLAISDLEKIQTGTLLPTLESGQFLMVTTTTSGGFTPMRINYVRIKVPDVMRNLKIVVHSIYLPFPHLHPSAVTYDETESGSGSTRQHFEQDDLVNLTSGSCTVTDQASGSCAVDVGIRTTAEIKPGMVRTEHQGL; this is translated from the coding sequence ATGGCACCGTCTTTGCAACTGATACTCGTTATCGTAGCGATTCTGCTATCATCATTTTATTTCCCCGGAGCAACCGCCGTTGCCGATGAAGTCACAAATCCTTCATCACTTGATTTTGCTTCTTCACCTACATCAGCTCACAACGTGCACGATTCCTTCGCACCGACGTCAATCTTCGAGCCTATTCTGGCAAACTTAGGGTTTCAGGAACTCTCCATGGCCGTTCCGTCACTCTCCGATGACTCAGCATTCACGACGTGGAACGGTCCGACTACTCTCTTCGCTCCGACCGACGCTTCGATCAAAAGCTGTACGTCATGCTCCGTCGTTCGTCTACTTCGAGAGCACATCGTTCCTGGCTTATTCTCTCACGATTACCTTCGGAAACTCGCGTTCGGTACGAAGATCGAGACAATGGATCCAGGTCGTTGCATCACTGTGACGTCATCAACCGATGCAAATAATTACACGAAGATATATATTGGAGGCGTGGAGATCACTCGTCCAGATCTGTTTAATAACGGTCTAGTTGTTGTTCACGGCCTTCAAGGCTACGTCGCTCCGTTATCTCCGTTCTCATGTAACGTCGAGAGGATGACGTCACTGTCATTTCCTGTTTCAATCGATAGTCGTCAAAATATGGCACAACAATCTCAACAGTATCCGACCTATATCATGAGGCTTATGCTTCGAGATGCGATGTTGAGACTACGAAACAGCGGATTTAGCATAATCGCTTTAGCGCTGAAGTTAAAATCAGCCGAGTTGATGACTCTACAGAACATCACAGTTTTTGCACTTGATGACGTTTCAATATTCTCAGGTTCTCATTCATACGTCAGCAACGTCAGGTTCCACATCATTCCGAACAGGCTACTAGCGATATCTGACCTAGAGAAGATTCAAACAGGAACGCTACTACCTACGCTTGAATCAGGTCAATTTCTAATGGTGACGACGACGACTTCTGGTGGATTTACTCCGATGAGAATTAATTACGTTCGAATTAAGGTCCCTGACGTCATGCGTAATCTGAAAATCGTGGTTCATAGCATCTATTTGCCGTTCCCGCATCTCCATCCGTCTGCCGTCACGTATGACGAGACTGAATCTGGTAGTGGAAGCACTCGGCAACACTTTGAGCAGGATGATTTGGTTAATTTGACGTCAGGTTCGTGTACGGTTACTGATCAAGCTAGTGGAAGTTGTGCTGTTGATGTTGGCATTCGTACCACAGCTGAGATCAAGCCTGGGATGGTGAGGACTGAGCATCAAGGCCTGTAG